Part of the Triticum aestivum cultivar Chinese Spring chromosome 4D, IWGSC CS RefSeq v2.1, whole genome shotgun sequence genome is shown below.
TACCATAAATATGCATCCTTTAATAAATTTATAATATGTATTAACAGTACTAAAGAAACACAAAGATACAGATACACACAACTTCGTGCACGAAAAATGTAGAGACACACTCTTCATAAAACCGGCATCATGGGTTAAAGCTGGTATTAATACGAGCCTTCCTTCTCGCAGTATCGCTTCTCAGGAATACGGCAAGCATACATGCAGCGATGCTCAGGTACGCTCAAGATCCGGTCACAAAGAGCGTAACCGCGACCAGTACGCACGTAGACTACGTAGGTACACCCCCCAACTGGGCAAAGCAGAGTCCGTCCAGCCAGCCAGCGGGACCGGCGGACCACGCCACTCGTCGCCTGGTGCTAAACCCTTTCCGCCACCACTACTGGCGCGAAACCCCGCACGCATCCGTCCAGTCGAGTCTTCCCCCAGCCCACGCGCCCCGCCACCTACACCTCAACTTCCCATCcatttctccctctccctctctctccaatCCGTCTCCCTAACTGCAGATTTGTCTCCCCTTTCGCCGCGCGCGGGCGGGGGAGGGAGGACTCCTTTTCTCGTTTCTGTTCCGCCTCCTCCCAACTCATCCGCCGCGCCGCGCGCCTCCTTCCCCCCcgccctgccgccgcttcggccgcCGCTAGATCCTTTTCCTcgccttttctttcctttttccccGCGCATGCACGGGGACGGGGTCGTGTGACTGATTCGCCGGACGGTCACGCCGCCAATGGGGGACGCGTCCACCTCCGCCGCCCCCGCCACGCCCACCTCCACGCTCATCTGCCTCGAGGACGGCAACGACCTCTTCCTCGACGACGATAGCCCCGCCGGCGGCTTGGCGGACTCGCGCCTCGCCGCCGACGACGGGCTCCTGCTGCTCGACCGCGACGACGAGTACGTCGCCCTCATGCTCTCCAAggagggcgccggcgccggcgccggcgcgtgcGGCGAGGAGCTGGACGAGTGGACCAAGGCCGCGCGCGCCGTGTGCGTCGACTGGATTGTCAAGGTGCTTCGCGCCGTCTTTCCCCAGGCGAAATTTGTTGTGCAAAACCGGATCTTTGTTCACTGGTTTCCATATGCGTGCTTGTTGGCAGACGAACGCGAGGTTCCTCTTCAGCGGGAAGACGGCGTACGTCGCGGTGACGTACCTCGATCGGTTCTTGGCGCAGCGGCGAGTCGATGTACGTAATAATTATTAATCACCCTGCGCCGCCATTGCCTTCCTCCTTCGCTCTGTTCTGCTCTGTTCTGTTCTGTGGTGCCGTCGAGTGTTCGATGTAATGCCTGACTCCGCATTGCCGTTTTTGGGGGATCCAGAGGGGGAAGGAGTGGGCCCTGCAGCTCCTCTCGGTGGCCTGCCTCTCGCTGGCGGCCAAGGTGGAGGAGCACCGGGTGCCGCGGCTGCCGGAGTTCCGGCCGGACGAGTACGACTTCGACAGCGCCTCCATCCTGCGCATGGAGCTCCTCGTCCTCGGCACGCTCAAGTGGCAGATGATCGCCGGCACCCCGTTCCCGTACCTCAGCTGCTTCGCGTCCAGGTTCCGGCACGACGAGCGCAGGGCCATCGTCCTGCGCGCCGTCAAGTGCATCTTCGCCTCCATCAAAGGTCAGACCATTCCCCCTTCCATCCCATTTTCCCATCGGATCGGATCGGATCATAAAAAGAgctctcttgtgtgtgtgtgtgtgtgcagtgaTGAGCTCGGTGGAGTACCAGCCGTCGACCATGGCGCTGGCGTCGATCCTGGTCGCGCGCGGCGGCAGGGAGGGGACGGGGACGGCCCCGAGCCTAGAGGAGGAGCTCAAGGCGATCCTGGGCTCATCATGGCAGCAATTACACACCGTAAGCCCCCATCATAATAGCCGCACCCTTTTTGGAAATCTGTTGGTGAAAAGGGGCAATGATGAGTAAATGCTCTTCTCCGTGGCACAGGGGCATGTGTATTCCTGCTACAGCGTGATGATCCAGGAGGAGGGCAGGTCCACGCAGTCGAGCAGGGAGGTGGCGGCTTCCTCCGgcgtctccgccgccgcccccgccgggaGCCCGGGCACCTCCGTCGCCATGGCCGTGGCCGCCGACGACAATAATGCCATTGCCACCGCCTCGGCGGACAATAATAAGAGGAGAAGGGTGCGTTCGCCTCAGCGCCAGTAGGGGGAGCTGGACGAATGTTGGCTGGAGTTCAGCTCGCGCTCTGGTCTAGCTGCTGCTAATTTCTGTCGCCCCCCTAGCCTTAGCCTTTTTTTCATTAGCTTGAGCAGTGattttggtggtggtggtggctaaaTAGGGGGCAGGACTTGATTCTTGTGATTGTGCAATTATTGCAGCTGATTGGTAAGTTAGGATCGGAAAGATTTTGGTTTTCAGGAGATCTTTCCCATCCAGGCTTTAAAAGGCTGTGtaaagatgagagagagagagagagagagagagagagagagagagagagagagagagagagagagagagaaaggccaaagctGTTACTGCTGCAAAGAGCTCTCAGCTCAGCTCAAAGTGAGGTGAAAAGAAAAGAGAGTGCAAAGCCCTAGGCATGACATGAGTGGGGAGCCATTTTTTTCTCTCTTCCTTTGTGGATGGTGTGCGAGCTAGCTGGAGCTATCCTCTCGTCCTCTTCTGGTCACTCCATCAGTGACAAATAATACAGCAATAGTTAAGCAGATATTCATTCATTCATATGATGATGGCCTGCTTGTTTGGGTTTGCTCTCTGTTGGGTCATGCCATTTTGGCTCATTGCCCTGCCATGCTCTTGAGATGCCGAAACAGACTGTACCCTCTCCCCATCTGCGAGTCCCGTGCGCACTTGCTGCTTCAGCAGTGGGGGTGGTTGGGGTGCTCTGTCTCGCTGTTATTTGTGGGTGAAAACAACTGTGCCCTCGCTCGCTTGCTGCCATTCTCATGCGGCCATTGCTTGTCCTGCCACCAGGTCGCCCCTGCGCTGCTATTTGCAACAATGGCTTGCTGTTCTTGGCGGTGTCTAGCACTGCCTTTCCCTCTCTGACTGAACCCACTGTATGTATTTAGGTAGTAGTGGCATCAGGCAATGCAAAATTACTACAGTAGTACGTACTTGGACAAGCCAGGGCAGGTGAAATAGGATTCTCTCTTGAGGTCCACTCGCCAGCTGGTGAGGTGATTCTGAGAGCATCTCCACCCACGCCCCCTCCAGGCCATTTTTTCTGCCGGCGCCTAAAAAACGGCTCAGTCGCGTCCTCAGGAGCCCGTTTTTCACCGGTTTGGGCCAAAACTGGCGCCAGCGGACCCAAGCCGAACCCGGTGCGCTAGGGGGCGCCGGGAAAGTGATTTTAGCGCGAACGGGAATGGGCCCGCCGAATCAGCGACACGCCGCtttgtcgtcctcatcgcctcggttcccgcgggaatcaatgccaaggctgccgcgccggtcagcctccattgatgcctcacgggcatGCAGGTTCTCACAGCCCGCTTCGGCTATAAAAGCCGATTTCCCCGCCGGTGAACGCCACAGTCGCCACAACTCGCCTTCTCTTGCCTCGTCTCCCCACAGAAGCCACCTCCCCCCTCTTCCCCGCCGACGAGCAATGGCCGAGTGCTACCCCGGCGACTCCGCGGCGGCGAACAGCTTCGCCCGACGCCATCTCCACGAGGAcgaggcgcgcctcctctacgaggccgactaTCCGGCGCCCCCAGACATGCGGGTGACGAGCTCGTGGAAGTTGAGCGCCGCCGGCGTCCCGGTACCACCGGTGCCCACCAGGGCTGAACGGCGGGCCGAGATCGCCCACATCCGCTCGTCGCTGACGGAGGCGcagcggaacgagccgaggtatgccgccgacagccacacgttgtggacgatgtacttcgagcgccgccgcgaagaccagatcgcctccgccaacggcatcatcccccgcggccgcctcaacgccgACGGGCGGCACGAGTGGTGGGGTGTGCCCGGCCGCACCCCcgaggccgtcctcga
Proteins encoded:
- the LOC123098352 gene encoding cyclin-D5-3, with translation MGDASTSAAPATPTSTLICLEDGNDLFLDDDSPAGGLADSRLAADDGLLLLDRDDEYVALMLSKEGAGAGAGACGEELDEWTKAARAVCVDWIVKTNARFLFSGKTAYVAVTYLDRFLAQRRVDRGKEWALQLLSVACLSLAAKVEEHRVPRLPEFRPDEYDFDSASILRMELLVLGTLKWQMIAGTPFPYLSCFASRFRHDERRAIVLRAVKCIFASIKVMSSVEYQPSTMALASILVARGGREGTGTAPSLEEELKAILGSSWQQLHTGHVYSCYSVMIQEEGRSTQSSREVAASSGVSAAAPAGSPGTSVAMAVAADDNNAIATASADNNKRRRVRSPQRQ